In the Cylindrospermopsis raciborskii Cr2010 genome, AATTGCTGGTGGAATTTCTGTTTGGGCAACTACTTCTAGTTCTTCCACCGGTGCGGTTTCTGCTCCTTCCACTGGTGCAACGGCAATACCCTGCTGTTTAGCTAACATTTGTTCCCTATACTTAGCTGCCATTTCTTCAGCCTTGTCATAGACTAAATCACGATTCTTAATCATGTCCCCGGGTTCAGGCTCCAATTGCTTGGTAGATAGAGAAATACGACCTCTCTCAGCATCTAAATCAATGATCATGACTTTAACTTCGTCATTTACATTAAATACACTATGAGGCGTATCTATATGTTCCTGAGAGATTTCAGAAATGTGCAGTAATCCGCTTACACCACCAATATCAATAAATGCACCATAAGGTTTGATGCCGCGAACAGTGCCAATTACTACCTCTCCCACTTCCAAGCGGTTCATCTTACGTTCAACCAGTGCCCGACGATGGGAGAGGACCAAGCGGTTACGCTCCTCATCCACTTCTAGGAATTTTAAGGGCAATTGTTCCCCTACTAGTTCTTCTTTGGGCTTGCGAGTGCTAATATGGGAACCTGGAATGAAACCCCTGAGTCCCTCGATTCGTACTAATGCACCGCCACGATTAGTCGCAAAAACATCAGAACGGACAGTGGCATCTTCTTTCTGTAATTGCCGCACTCTTTCCCATGCTCTCATGTATTCAATACGACGAATAGACAGAGTCAACTGACCATCTTCGTTTTCATCAGTGAGAATGAAAAATTCCCGCGTTTCATTTGATTGTAAGACTTCTTCCGGGGCATCCACCCGGTTAATAGACATTTCCTGTATAGGTATGTATGCTGCTGTTTTAGCACCAATGTCAATCAGAGCGCCACGCGGCTCTATACTAAACACTGTACCTGGTACAATATCACCAGGGCTGAAGTGATAATCGTACTTATCAAGTAGAGCAGCGAAATCTTCGTGAGTAAATCCAATTTCTTTGGCGGTTAAGTTCTGATTGACCATGCTGATTTGTTCCTGGTTCTAGTCTCCGTAAGTTTTTGTCAAAGTTAACGATCTATATGCCATAAGGCGATTGTTTGTAGTGTAGCAAAAAACTAGTTAAGCTATCCCACAGGGTGGTTCTTTGCCAGTTCCTTGTAAATCTACACTTACATCCTTACCTGATCCTAGCCCGGAAGCTAGGCTTACACATATTATCTTCCAGACAGATTATTCTATCACATCTAAAAATTTTTTTCAACTCTTGGAGAATCACAAGAAAATCGCCGAAAGGCACGGTTAGACAGGAAGTGCCAACGGCGAATTTATTCGCCTTGATATTTAACCGTGATGCGGATCTTCAATATTCCAGTGTTGTCTTTATGTTATTTTGTGGCTGCTATTGACAAGTAGGTCTTATCTGAGGCTATACTTTCGAAATCAACTTAAAGTAGCGGTGATGCTAAGAATTAATTTTAGCAGAATCAGTAGAGGCTGTTTAAGCCAGCCTCAGAAAGTTCGTTTATGGACTCTTCAGAAATCTCCGTGTCTTTAGACCGGAGAAGCTTAAAAGCGACTTAGAGATTCTCTTTTGCTTGGTCGATTATACCCTCAAGAATCACCTGGGGATCATCCGAGTCTATTTGTAGATCTTGGGATATTTGTCGGCGCAGGGGTTCATTTTCCCGCAAAATAGCCAATAAGTCATCCTGAGTTACTATTTGTTCTTCTGGGGATAGGTTTTCCCCTGCTGGACTTCCTACTATATCGTCGTCTGGTCCATCATATTCCCATATTGGTTCTATGGGAGTGCGGGTTAATAATTCCATGCCTATCTCGTAGGCTAGATCACCTACCTCACCCACATCTAACTCCCCTAACTGTACTAGACGAGATGCTATCTCGTTGTGGGGATTTTTGGATTTTAATAATTTATTACCAAATTTGCGTAACCAGTCTAACCATTGCTCAGTAGTGACCCGATGTTCAATCTGATCTAACCAGTTTCGCGCCCAAGTGCGTCCCTTGGCCTGACGAACCCCTGCCAAAAGTTCTGTGAACAAAAATTCTAGATCTGTGTCACTTAGGGGGGGTATAGTCTTTTTTTCGCCATTTTGTGGCGCCTGGCTAGATCTACGTCTTTGACCTGATAAAGCTTGAAACACTCTTTTTAAAATTTGTTTAAGCCATTTAATTACACGGTTTAACATCTGTTCTATCATTTAATTTTGGATAAGTTTGGAAGCAAAGGTTTACCTTTATTGACACAATCCGGTAAACATTATATAGCTTTAGCCAGGTAGGAGTTCTGGAACCTCCTTTAAATCAAAAATTTTGTTGGAA is a window encoding:
- a CDS encoding 30S ribosomal protein S1; this encodes MVNQNLTAKEIGFTHEDFAALLDKYDYHFSPGDIVPGTVFSIEPRGALIDIGAKTAAYIPIQEMSINRVDAPEEVLQSNETREFFILTDENEDGQLTLSIRRIEYMRAWERVRQLQKEDATVRSDVFATNRGGALVRIEGLRGFIPGSHISTRKPKEELVGEQLPLKFLEVDEERNRLVLSHRRALVERKMNRLEVGEVVIGTVRGIKPYGAFIDIGGVSGLLHISEISQEHIDTPHSVFNVNDEVKVMIIDLDAERGRISLSTKQLEPEPGDMIKNRDLVYDKAEEMAAKYREQMLAKQQGIAVAPVEGAETAPVEELEVVAQTEIPPAIEVEEEIPVAVEE